The genomic region TGGCACGCCTTACAGGGACTTCATGAGTTCCTTTGTGCCCAAGGTCAGACACCCGAGGATCTCCCGCACAGCACCAGAGTCCTTCCCACTATAAGCAGAAGCCCACGAGCGCTCTGGGACAGGAGGTCCTACTGAGAGCACAGACAGAAGTGACTGTTTTCAGAggctgtgttgtgtttttttctgttattgtcTGTTGGGGGGTTGTCTGATTTTTAAAGGCTCAATTTTTTCCACTCCCACTGCTCTCTGTAGAATGGGATGGAACGCGTTAAGAACTGAGCAGACCCTCCCATCTTCTAATCAACCTCAGCAACTGCAGATCAGGATGAATCACACTTGCTCCAAAGCAGCAGCGCTCCCTGTAATCACGCAGTACCAGTCTGCACAGCCCAATGCAAATACCTCCCACTTTGTTTTTAGAACAAATACTACAATACCTTGTTATTTCATGTACAGTCTCCTTTATCTTAAGcacacacattttctttatgCTCATACCTCATTGATATGTTAATCATTAGCTCCAGGAGGGAAAGGCACTCGCAGTGTTTTTCACCCAGTTTGGCACAAACCAAAACCGTGACCTTAAGCTCTGGTGCTCCTTATCCCAGTGCTTCAGGGGACCTACACGGACTGAGGTGTGGTGACACGGGCTCTGCTAACACACCCAGACTGCGCTGCCACAGACACTGCCGCTCTGCTAAGGTGCCAACTCACCAGCATGGAGAAGCCCTTGGAGAGCAGGGAGGACCACGAGTCCCTCCGGACACTGCCGCGTGCCCCTGAGGCTTCGGCCCTTGTTGAAGTATTTCAGGTAAGGCACTCAGGCACTCTGCAAATCCCACTTCAGGCAACCAGGAGCACGGCTGACAAGAAGTGAGGTGCTGCTTCTTCAGCTCCAGCCACAGTCCCAGCACAGACCCGCTCAGCACTGCGCTGCTGCACACATCAGGAGACGCCAGGAGTGCTCTGAGAGGAAGCAGTGATGAGCAGTTACCgaccactgctgctgcagactgCAAATCTCCAACGCTATCTGCACGGCTGCTTGCCATAgcaacagctgctcagagaagaaGCGTTCATTAATGCCACTGTTttctcctctgggaggaagcacTCAGTAGAAAACAGACCAATAAGATTTTTTGCAGTTGTGATTAAAGTGGTTTTGTCACAAGCTGTTTCTGCACCAagagctttatttttgcttgttcaGACAGCCAGTGAAAATCAACACTATTTTAATAGTGATTTCTGATGGTTAATCACTGCCTGCTGCACATGGTTACTGTCTGTGCATCCGCATAAGCCTTCAGCACATTGGTACTGAAGTCTTCTCAAAGTCCTTCCATTCCAGATGGAGACAGAACAGAGGAAGGTAGCACAAGGGCATTAGCAGCAGCCAAGGGATGCAGAGTGACCAGAGCGTGCACCCCACAGGAAGGAAGATCCAACCAGAGCTCCCCACACTGCAGCATATCCTGCAGTAAATCCCACACTGGCACCAAGCACAGAAGAAAGGGCTGCACTCCTGGCGAACAGGGGGACTAGGCCTCCAGCTGGAACCGGCACATTGGCTCCCACCAGGGCTCCATTCCACCCCACACCTCCTTCCATGCCCACGAGGCACTCCTAGGCAGAGCTGGGGCACATATGAGGTGTTCAGCAGCTCCCTAGGCACAGAGCACCTTTCAGAGACCTGTCAcacagaataataaataaatcagctttGCCCTCCACCCCCAGTTCAAAGGTACAACAAATCTGGGCTTCAGACCCTGCCATTTTCTGCCAGACTCTGATAGATACTGACATAGAGATATTTCCCACACCTACAGAAATTGAGAACTCCCtctaatgtttattttcattgagAAATCCTAATGTAGTCAAAGCCAGGATGAATTTTCCAGCACACCAACCGCGGGGGTAAGAATAGCACGTTCCTGCTTGGGCTAGCACCATCAGAGGAAACCATCCTCGGTCCCAGGTTTAACCAAATTCTGGCTTGGAGCTGCAGTTCGGGTTGGGGCAGCTCAGCCATCAGCCCCAGGACAGCATTGCTTGCCAGcaagcagcctgtgccaggggcATTATGGGCACTAGGAAGAGGCATCgtacagcagggctgggggagagaGGACACCAACTTTCAAAGCACACTGCAGTAAGAGAAGCAGAGACCAGAACACCTGCCAACAGATTACAACTGTCCATTTTTTGTCAGGATACCATCTGTCTGGAGACAGGGCTGGAAGGCACAGCAACAGTTAAACTGAGAACCACAGCAGCCTGCTTGGAAAGGATGGACATGCAGAGAGAAAGCCAGCGGAGCTGCTCACGTTGCCTTCTAAGGAAACTTATTCTGGGGATGGTGGAACCGAAAGGCATCCGGAGGATGAGCTGGAAAGCCCACAGCTCCCTCCCTCAGCACTGAGACCTGCAAAGAGGAAGAATGCATACTTTGGCCTGTTTGCTCTTACAGGAGGCAGGCAGCATTGCTGTGCCTACTGCTCTTATTGCCCCAAGCACCACTGCCACTCATCAACTTGGAGAACTCTGATTTCCCTGTGCATGCAATTGGTGAAatgcagcgctgagctctgttTGCCACCAGGAAGgcaggctgctgccagagccTGGCTCCCACACCCAGCATGGTGTAAGGGATCAATGGGGGAAACAAGTAAAAAGATGAGAGCTGGGCAAATGGCTAACATCAAACAGTGCCTTCACAGCTATGAGCAAAGGATGTCATTCGTACTTTTAAAGCACATCATCAATTACTACACCGCACCTCTGAGAGTGAGAAGGAAGCACCTGCTGGTCATCACCTGTTCCCATGCACCAGCTGACACTGAATTAATGctgtaattaaaatactgaTGGGGAAATGGGAtaggagggctgctccaaaagtaatgcacCTCTACAGGTAGAAATCAATTTGTGTAGCTCCCATCCCAAAAGCCAAGCCAGCCATGAGCCCCTGTGAGACACAGATGTTGTTCCACTGGAGACAGAAATGCTGCCTTACCATCCGATTCTGACAGCGTGTATATGTGAGGACCTACAGATAAATACTAGAAGGAAAACATCCAGATCCAAAGTGCCTCGGCAGTTATTATTTCTACCTGTGGATCAACCGAAGCTGGATAATTGACTGCTTCTCCAtatcagcacagcagaagagcCCACCCTGCGGTTTGCCCATGCAGTACAATACCTTTAAGCATGATCATTGAGCAGAACAGGTTTCCTAGTTCTCAGTGTAAGTAAATAAACCCTAGCGTAAGACTTGGAGTAGCTTAAACCATAACATTAAGAAAACTCAGGCAGGGGAGCAGAATGTGCTCTCAGGTGGCAAAGCgagcacacagcagccctcCAGAGACCTGCCTGGGAacactgctggagctgagcagccACATCACACAATGCCAGACCAGCCTGCAACCTCTTGATTCAGTTACAGTGAGAGTTTTTGCCATAAGAAGTTCAGCCGCCCAAATAGATTTACAGCATCAGTATAATGGATCtttaaaattcagcttttttAGGGCTATCAGTTTTATATTAAATGCTGCTGGAGGCGGTCATTAAGGGAAGCCCCACCAGGAGCTCTCTCAGAAGACTTCTATGAAGCTGTCACCGAACACAGGTCTGCCCTGTGTTTGATTGGCTGGGTGGGAAGGAGAACAACGGGGGAAGaatgaaggaagaggagaagctttggcagagaaaagaaaaattgagttATAATCTTGACTTCATTTTACACATTCataaatgttcttttaaataagtaaatgtaTTCCACTAAGAAATTacccttcattttattttttgcctgcTCTGTGGAACACACAGAACCATAAAGTGCTGAGAGTTACAACTGGGGCACATGCAATAAAGCCACACCTTGATGAAGGCAGTGCCAGCAAGAAGCAAAGATCAAGCAAAAAATACATCAGTGTCAGTACTGTGATACACAGCATGACTGCTTTGGTCCAGAAACCAAAGTGCACTGCTCCAGCACGTGGGGCTCCTGCATGTTTTAGGGAAACAAAAATATGCTGAAGAGTCCACATGCATCCCACGTGCTAGAAATACTTGGCTCCTAGTTACAAGTAAAAggcttatttttattaaaaaaaatccccattgACATGAACTTAGTTTGTGgggtttatatttatttttagaagtggTCATAAATAGGCAGAAGGCCCCAGTGAAGCTTCTCTCTCATGTGTGTTCAACCTTAAAGACTTTTTCAGAATCACTTCTTCAGGCATGTTTACTGCTTCTGGAGCAACAAACTCAGGAGCTCCTCTGACCTTCACAAATCTCCTGATAAATTCTGCCATTGAGATGCAGTCTGAactgtgagctcctcagcttAGAAGGTTCTTTAACCCAGCTCTGTGCACATGCTTATCTATGCATGAGGCATAAAAGacccctcctccccttcccccaaTTACTCTTTTTTGTACAATGTTGTCTGAAAATTTCATCCTCACTCTTGACATCTCTTctaaaatttgcttttgtttttctttggtaaCTCAGCAAAATACTCACAGTGACCATAGCAGTTCTGTCACTGTGAAGTCTGCCTGTTTGGCATCTGGATATCACCCCTCAAGTACAAAATGACATGCTCCTTCTTTATAATATGGGAGGTTAGCACAGTACAGGAGACATAGGCAGCATGTGTACAGGTGCTAAGCATTGTATGGGAAACTCTGGATGCAAAACACACCTAGTCctgtttttgtttaatgttgGTTATGAGTCAGCAGTAGGAATTTAATGGAGGATAGCAACCTTATACTTTTGCAGCTTGTTGTCATTAAAGCCTTTTAATTGCAACGTCTTTGTGCTTCACCATGGGACACCCTGCTCAAGCAGAACTGCTCTGTAtcagccagaagcagctcagTAGCACATGGCTGCTTGCTCACTGTCCCCAGGTGGGGGAGAGAACTGCAAAGGTACAGGTAAGAACTCCTGGTGTAGGTACAGACAGTTTGCTGGGTAAAGCAATAGCTACATACACAAGCAGAGCACAAATAACTCTCTCACTGCTTTCCACATCAGGCCAATGTTCACCACTGCCAGTGAAGCAGGACTCCTCACGTGCAACCTGTTTCTTAGGAAAAAAGCACCAGCTCTCCAAACAGCCCCCgtctcctttcccctccccagcttttttTACTGGTGACGATGCCATAAGGTGTGGAACATCCCTTTAGCCAGTTTAGGTCAGCGCTGCCTCCCAGCACCACACTGGCAGGGTGGCTCAAGGAGCAGAACTGCCCTTGACTCAGTGCgagcactgctctgcaccaACTACATTACTGTGCTGTCACCACTACTTTTCTCACATAccaaaagcacagcactgtgagtTTCCACAAAGGCTAATAACTCTGTCTCAGCCAAACCTACGACAGGGGGGAGTGAATCGATGACCTTCAGAGGTCTCAGCCATTatgtttaattacatttaattcaGCAAAAGGAACACAAGACACCAACTCCCAAGTTTAGTCCAGAGACCATGTGGCTACAGGAAGCCAATTCCGAAACAAGATCTACTAGATGATTGGTTTGTGGGTTAACATGCAGAACAGCAGTTGTGTTTGCTGAGGTTTAACACAAAACTGTGCCTTCTGCAGCATAAGCCTTGGCTCTCACTGGACAAATATTTCACTGCTGGtcctctgcagctccccagccaGTTCTTTGTGCTGGTTGAAAGGTGCCTGAGTAGGGGAGAGACCTGAACAAAAGGGCTTTCAGTGCAGTTTCCTGACTGAGTCTGATATGGGATCCTTTCAGCATTCAAAGCAGCAGATCTGCCCAAAGCAACAGGACACCTTTCCCTTCAGCTTCTGCCAGAGCATCCCTCTGTGACTATAGCAGCAAAGTGCTACTTGCAGTAAGCAAAGCAAGTTTTCTGCTTGGGAGACTAGGAAGTTTTTCCCTGAGAACACACCCAGACACGCCTGTTAGCCATTGCAAACAGGGTGCATTTCCCAGGGAAAATCCTGGTTACACTTCAAGTACAAGTGGCAGCAGCAGTAGGAAGCATCCCCATGCTGCTACCTCCTCTGTCTGAGGAAGACCCTTGAAGAAGGAAACTCTTTTGTAGGGGAAGCTGAGCACATGCCTTGCATTTACTCATGCTGTCATCACGGAGATCAATAAtcaagaacactgaaaaaacaGGTTCTTGAAAATATCCCTTCACAGTTCAGTCTTTCTACCCACGTGTCAACTCTGGATTCACCACAGTGGAAAAACTACTCAGAACTATCTCAAGTTCCAGTTTCCCATAAAACCAAGGGCTTTGAACATACCTTTGTTGCACTGCACTGTTCAGTCAGAGTATCACACAGTAGtaaagcagaggggcagagaaGGCAgttatctcaaaaaaaaaacagcagaagcatATCGACTCCAATCCTGAGAAGGCTTCTAGTAGCATACGGAGCCCCAGTGGTGTAGGACAAAATATGGAGAATGACCTCAACAACTAACAGCCAAGGACGGCCTCACATAGCAGCAAAGACCTCAGAGGAATTTTCTGAGCACTGATAATTTACCAGGTGACATCAGCTCCACTACCCACTCTATTAGTCAATCTTTACAACAACAGCAGTACCTGAAGCACTTAGCAGTGAAGCACTGACTTAGGTTTGACATAAGCGTTAGTCTTCTTTCCACTCCTAGGTTAGACCTCCTGTGACCACAGCAGACACCTCCAGCACATACAGACCTCACGTCTATTCTTCCTGAGGGCAGTTCCCACCTCAACTGTATCTGGACAGCACTTCTGTGATGCCCACATCCAttcccacagagcagccctgtcGGCAGCTCTGGCCACATCCTCCAGCACCCCAAGGGAGCCGTAGGTACTTAAGGCTCTTCTCAACAGCTCAGGCCTGTCCGTGATACTGACTGCAGCAGAGGTATGGATGGTGCCTGGATTAGTACCATTACCACTGAGGAAACCTGAAATAAGAACTGGAGTTGGTATGACAGAGTCTAGATGCCTTCTCTCAGCACCGCCCTTCAGAAATATACAGGCATTGAGGAGAtctccctgagccttctcttccccaggctgaaggGTCCCAGTTCctccagcctctcctcatacaAAAGATGATACAGTCCCCTCCTTGTCTACTCTGTGACCCTACTCTGACAATTCAAGCCTGCACTAGACACTGCAATGAGCCCCGAGAGAGCTATGAGCTCTCTATGAGCATTAAATCAGCATGCTATACTGAGAGGAAGTGGCACACAGAAGGACCGGCTACCTACCAAGGTAAGTTACATtgtcttccttcccttccccagaacctgctggttttgttctgcacatcccctcctcccctcaaaaaaggaaaaacaaccacaacaaaaaaattatagcttcagcaaaacacacagaaatccAGGAATTATTCCAATGGCATACAAGATCACCTGGACAGCTACATCCAGCCTCATGAAAATGGACACACATTAAGTACTGAACGTTTGAATATCAACAGCTCTAGCTTCACAGCCTTCAGCTAAACTTCTATGAACCTGAAGACAGGCAGGAGAGTTGTGGGAAACCTAGAGCCAGCAATATGTGTGTACGACAACATCACTGCAACGATTCCCTGGAGGGATCAGCATAAAGGACCTTCATCAGTATCTTCAAGAGTCAGAGAACTATCAGAGGCCCGGCAGCAAAAGATAGCAGTAAAACAAGCTATAATCAGAACACCTCCCTCAAACAGGTTTCCACCTCCACCAGCCAGAAGTGGGTAACCACACTACTTCAAGGTCAAGCATCTCTAAGACAGAAAAAGTCACAATCACTCTGCACCACTGCTGCTGGGCATACCTgtgtttttaggcccatctgCGTACACCGGTCCTGGAGGCGGAGGTGCATTTTGCCATCCATACTGCGGATAACCTTGATAGCCTGGCTGGCCTGGTGGGTACGGTCCCGTGGGTCCGGGTGGATAGCCAGGGTAGGGGCCAGGAGGGCCACCTGGCTGTGGTGCATAGGGTGGGTAAGGGGCCGTCGGGCCTGGGCCAGGGTAAGGTGGAGGATTTTCGTAGTTCATTTGGGATGCAGAATCTGTCctgtagaaaaaggaaaacaaacagaagagttgGTTTGCTTTCTCCCCAGCATATATACTCCATTTCAGACTGCTCTCCAGAGGACCAGAGTTTGACATGACAGACCTTGGAGTACCTGCTCAAGCAGCAAACTGATTTTCAACCCGATCATAGGGACAGAGCCTGAGTTGAAGTGGTTTCTTTTAAGTAACAGCAGTTCACAGCAGCAAGGAGAGTGGTTTGCTCATTTCCAGTCACACATTAGCCAGTCACACAAAGAAATCTGctactgcaaagaaaatgccttCTGCTTCCCCTCATGACTAAATTGCTTTCAGCACATATTTAAAAGCGATTACTTCATGTTTCTGTCAAcattacaacagaaaaaaatacagaaaagcagcCCATCCAAGACACACAACAGGTAGCCTCATCTGCAGCAGAAGAGTGCTTCGTTCAGGAACAGAACGTTACATGTCTGCTAACCGTTACTAGACTCCAGACTCACTCTGGAGCAAGGCTGTGTCTGAAGAATTTCCTGATGACTGTGTAACCCAGAACATCACCTGCTCCTTCCAGCACTATGCAACCAATCCATTAAGCGGTCACAAGCAATCAGGACCGTGGGCTCACTCTCATTCAAAAAGCAACATTAAAAACACTTCAGGGACTTGAAGTTCACAAAACCTATCTAATTGCATTACTCAAGTCACAGCCATCAGAAGACAAGGCTGCCATCACAATGATGCAATTCAGTTAGCCTCCAAATAGCATGACTGAGCAAGACATCCCTTACGCAAAATTCCTGATACTTCTCTCTGCTTGAGAAACCTAAGTGTCCCCAGTGCTCAGGAGCCTTCCTGGTTTCAGTAGCTCCCCCAAGCACGCAGCAAGGAAGTTCTCCCTTCACAGACCTGGCCAAATGCAGGCAGCACATCCCACAGCTTACTCAGGTGCAACAAGCTAGAGAACTGGGTCACCAAAGACCGCTAACGTTCATCTAAATTAGAAACAGCCCAAATGAGTGGCCAAACAAAAGTTTCAGTGGAAGAACAAGGCTGGAGCGAGTATGTGTGAGCAGGCAGATACCAATATGGCACCACTTGGTGCCCCATGCCCAAGCCAGCCATGGGAACACACAGCTGCccctgtgctcagagcaggggcctgcagctctgtggctgcacGAAGCAGGATGACAGCTGCCCTCATGGCTTTGCgtgtttgcagcagcagcagaggctcaGGGGAAGCCCGCCATGGCCCATAGCCCTACAGCTCGCTcccacatgcagcctggcacCCAGGAAACACACAGCACACCATGGTGGCACTCATTGCACGATGCGCCCAGGGCCAGGGGGCCATCACTACCAAGCTCTGGTAGTCACGTTCCTGCAAGGGAATTTGTCCCAAGGTACATTTTATAGAATACATTTTCCTTGTTCCCACTTGCATTACTGGTTACTCTTCTCTATTTGCCCATTTCAAACCACACAACAATATTTACTTTTCCTCCATTCTCATGAACCCACACACAAATTTACATGCCTAATAGCCCTATTCACTCACCTAGGTACGTGTTAGCAAGGCAGGGCCTTAAATCATTAAGCAGATACCTTTCAGAGACATACTTGAGCTCCTACTCAAGCATATTGTCAAGCATTGCTGTGGGCTCTCACCCTAAATTCCATGGAAGCTGTAACCAGGACTAAGCGCTGTGAACTTGCATCAGGAGTCATAGTTGTAGGTTTCCCAATAAGCACTTGGAAGACAAAGCTCTAAAGAAAGAGGCCAGCATGTCAAGTGAAGCCATCTGTTTTTCACAGCACACCAGGAAGTCCCAGCAGGAagagccagggctgtgctgcagccttgACTGATCTGAAACTTGAGTTTAGCACTAAATCCAGCAAACTCAGACCTCTCGGACGCCACTGAGTACatgccctgcctgctgctgttgtACCAAGACATCAGGGGTTTTACCATTTTCTTCAGATGCACACACCCCTattctttctcccctccccacTACTTTTTAAGAGATAAGCTTGCTAATATACCATTACGTTTCTCTAAGCTCTCCTTGAACTTTTGTTCCATGCTGCCAACCAAACACTGCTTCCCCTATCCTAACAGAAGGACAGGATTTGTAAACAGGCAGCTCACCGTGCCACAGGAGGCCACATTCTGGCTCCCATaagggctggggaggagggagaaaaaataaataaagtttaaCACCAAAATAGGAGTACGTAACCAATACAGggtatatatgcacacatacaggccctgggcagcctgatccagtgacTGCCAATCCTGCCCACAGTAAGGGGCTGGAGCTCAgtcatctttaaggtcccttccaacctaagtcattctacAATTCCATGATATAGAGAGCCACACACAAATACAGACACAGGGTGGGAGGGAAAGTTTGTACATAAGTACCATCTTTCTTAAAATCTTAAGTCTTTCTGCATCTGCAGTCTTTGACTAACACAGGCAAATGGTGCAGACAGAAGCATAATGCTTTGTGTacttgcaaatatatatatttttaacctgTCCATTTTGGCAACCGCTACACTTTGGAGAAACAATTTTCATCattatgcttttgaaaatattcatttctttctggtgGGTTTAAACTTACTGCCTCCTATGAGATCAGCATCCCTGCAAAGCTGCTACAGAACTCGTCTGTTACTAACCTCTGGTTTCTCCATCTCCCTGAGTGAGCAAGCAGCCGGGGcaggccctgcagctcccccagaAGTCCCCTTAGCAGGCTGGCCCTCACAGGTACCTCTTTTGGAGTCGACACAGTTCTAGCCCTGTAAAGGAGACCAGCATGGACGTGTATCTAATTGCTGGTGCTGAGGACATTTTGACATCTCCGCCAAACTGAAACCAGTATGCACAGAATCTGCATTTATGCGATACGTGTGAGCAGCATGGTACATCAAAGGCACTAACCGACCTGCAAAGAAGTACCAATCCTCATGGGCAGCTAGAGGTCTGAGTCTTCAAATACAATCTCCTATGAAAACAGATCAAGTAGGTAAAAAGCAGTATATATACACAGCAATCTGACCTGCGTACTGAAGGAGGACCAAAAGCCTTCCActgtataggaaaaaaaaagacttattaCCAGCTTTTGGAAAGCTGAGAAGCAAAAGCTGGCTTTCATGACAGCAGAACAAGCACCACGCTCCATCTGCTGTTTGGGTCAGGAAGAATCACACTGTGCTCAGTGGGTATCGACCCAGCTGGGCTTCGTGTGGAGCGAGACCGAGGGTGCAGTGAGTGACACAGCCCCAGCGGGGCAGCGGAGCGCCCTGGCATGACCCACCCTGCCGACGCCTGCAGCACTAGGAAGCAGTTTGCCAATACAGAGCTCTAATGGAAAGTACATCGAACATCAACAACGCAGCTCTTGGCAACGAGCCTAGAATTTAAATGATGTGAAcaatatcaaaatgaaaaaaaaaagtacaagtgGCTTTTAAATGGCACTGGTTCTGTGTTTCCCTCTTGCCAGTTTCTATCCAAGCTCCACAGTGACCGCATCAAAGGTACATTAAGGATAAATGGTAAGATTCCTCCTTGCCTGGCCCCTCCCGAGGCTCCTGCCCACTCCAGCAGCAGTAacaggacagcagcactgcacagccctgctcagaaCCATGCTGCTTCCCCAAACACAGGTACAGGCAGAACTGAAAAGCCCACCTTTGTGCTGTCAAAAGAAGAGattcaaaacactgttttgttcAAATCAGTTTCCTCAGAAGGTCTCTGAGTGTAGGGGATACTCTGTGGGCAACAGGAAGAGGTGGATTTCCTCATCTTTATCCAAGCCAGAACTCCCCTAAACAACAACTCTGCGGCCAATCTGAAGGGCAGAAGCCAACAGACCAGGCACCTCTGCTGGCTGACCCACATCAGGCTTGGAAGAAC from Gallus gallus isolate bGalGal1 chromosome 13, bGalGal1.mat.broiler.GRCg7b, whole genome shotgun sequence harbors:
- the CYSTM1 gene encoding cysteine-rich and transmembrane domain-containing protein 1, which produces MNYENPPPYPGPGPTAPYPPYAPQPGGPPGPYPGYPPGPTGPYPPGQPGYQGYPQYGWQNAPPPPGPVYADGPKNTVYVVEERRRDDSGESACLTACWTALCCCCLWDMLT